The following are encoded in a window of Capricornis sumatraensis isolate serow.1 chromosome 7, serow.2, whole genome shotgun sequence genomic DNA:
- the LOC138082247 gene encoding rho GTPase-activating protein 20-like, with the protein MTQGKGNRWHCLGKTVTGGITPESDHASRFAEYGEEEHVNTTRMQLACFRMTREDNQHPPLPPRKQKELFGAPLEDVCDNDTLRTPILEMLSFINQKGPFTEGIFRKPASIKSAIALRNKLNAGHKVNLDDECILVVSSVLKDFLRNIQGSVFSAHLCDKWLAVIDQGNEEEKITATQRLVDQLPRANVVFLRHLFGVLHNIEQHSSSSQMRAHDLALYLTPSILGLANSGRSAFENLSKKVSLMKFLLENCLKIFGEDITSLFGENSVSCVNSDITDNSEISDELDIDLCNN; encoded by the exons ATGACACAGGGCAAAGGGAATAGATGGCACTGTCTGGGGAAGACTGTCACAGGGGGAATCACCCCCGAGTCTGATCACGCCTCTAGGTTTGCAGAATATGGGGAAGAAGAACATGTTAACACCACAAGGATGCAATTAGCCTGTTTCAGAAT GACGCGCGAGGACAACCAACACCCACCTCTACCACCCAGAAAGCAAAAAGAGCTCTTTGGAGCTCCTCTTGAGGATGTATGTGATAATGACACCCTGCGCACCCCAATTCTG GAGATGCTTTCCTTTATCAATCAAAAAGGGCCGTTCACAGAAGGCATCTTCAGAAAACCAGCCAGTATAAAATCCGCAATAGCCCTGAGGAACAAACTCAATGCTGGACACAAAGTGAACTTGGATGATGAATGCATTCTCGTAGTATCGTCGGTCTTAAAG GATTTTCTTCGAAATATCCAAGGAAGCGTATTTTCAGCCCATCTTTGTGATAAATGGCTTGCTGTTATTGATCAAGGAAATGAGGAGGAGAAAATAACTGCGACCCAGAG GCTTGTAGACCAGCTACCGAGAGCCAATGTAGTGTTTCTGCGACACCTTTTTGGAGTGTTACACAACATTGAGCAACATTCCTCATCCAGTCAGATGAGAGCTCATGATTTAGCCTTGTATCTCACGCCAAGCATTCTTGGTCTGGCTAATTCTGGCAGGTCAGCATTTGAAAACCTCAGCAAAAAG GTTTCTTTGATGAAGTTCCTCCTTGAAAACTGTCTCAAGATATTTGGAGAAGATATCACTTCTCTCTTTGGAGAGAACTCAGTGAGTTGTGTTAACAGTGATATCACTGATAACAGTGAGATTTCAG ACGAGCTGGACATAGACCTTTGTAACAACTGA
- the LOC138082248 gene encoding rho GTPase-activating protein 20-like produces MTQGKGNRWHCLGKTVTGGITPESDHASRFAEYGEEEHVNTTRMQLACFRMTREDNQHPPLPPRKQKELFGAPLEDVCDNDTLRTPILEMLSFINQKGPFTEGIFRKPASIKSAIALRNKLNAGHKVNLDDECILVVSSVLKDFLRNIQGSVFSAHLCDKWLAVIDQGNEEEKITATQRLVDQLPRANVVFLRHLFGVLHNIEQHSSSSQMRAHDLGLYLMPSILGLANSGRSAFENLSKKVSLMKFLLENCLKIFGEDITSLFGENSVSCVNSDITDNSEISDELDIDLCNN; encoded by the exons ATGACACAGGGCAAAGGGAATAGATGGCACTGTCTGGGGAAGACTGTCACAGGGGGAATCACCCCCGAGTCTGATCACGCCTCTAGGTTTGCAGAATATGGGGAAGAAGAACATGTTAACACCACAAGGATGCAATTAGCCTGTTTCAGAAT GACGCGCGAGGACAACCAACACCCACCTCTACCACCCAGAAAGCAAAAAGAGCTCTTTGGAGCTCCTCTTGAGGATGTATGTGATAATGACACCCTGCGCACCCCAATTCTG GAGATGCTTTCCTTTATCAATCAAAAAGGGCCGTTCACAGAAGGCATCTTCAGAAAACCAGCCAGTATAAAATCCGCAATAGCCCTGAGGAACAAACTCAATGCTGGACACAAAGTGAACTTGGATGATGAATGCATTCTCGTAGTATCGTCGGTCTTAAAG GATTTTCTTCGAAATATCCAAGGAAGCGTATTTTCAGCCCATCTTTGTGATAAATGGCTTGCTGTTATTGATCAAGGAAATGAGGAGGAGAAAATAACTGCGACCCAGAG GCTTGTAGACCAGCTACCGAGAGCCAATGTAGTGTTTCTGCGACACCTTTTTGGAGTGTTACACAACATTGAGCAACATTCCTCATCCAGTCAGATGAGAGCTCATGATTTAGGCTTGTATCTCATGCCAAGCATTCTTGGTCTGGCTAATTCTGGCAGGTCAGCATTTGAAAACCTCAGCAAAAAG GTTTCTTTGATGAAGTTCCTCCTTGAAAACTGTCTCAAGATATTTGGAGAAGATATCACTTCTCTCTTTGGAGAGAACTCAGTGAGTTGTGTTAACAGTGATATCACTGATAACAGTGAGATTTCAG